A region of Lycium barbarum isolate Lr01 chromosome 1, ASM1917538v2, whole genome shotgun sequence DNA encodes the following proteins:
- the LOC132639390 gene encoding scarecrow-like protein 8, which yields MSSGFSGGVPELYGGAGGINTGRSTMMQRNNYNNKPGVFSQVGSGQSKMFADFNPTCIPMNNAQSQIQFPHRSSILPDGASQNLHRGTTFVGKRSITQFQQQQQFQFLQQQHQQQVQQGLGFYLRNVKPRSYQQASPISPLLPPVDFSSSSPSSIISSECSSVSPINWRNRSQPVIPSENTNVTRVLSSGNPNCSAVASYLNQVQNSLYQESEEKKIMNQLQELEKQLLDDNDEDEDDTVSILTNNEWSETINNLITRSGNQLSPASSTSSCSSSMESPPISSPKQSILEAATAISEGKTNVAIDILTRLAHASNGRISSEQRLTSYMVSALRSRVNFTEYPPPVLELQSKEHAISAQYLYEVSPCFRLGFMAANLAILEAVTDHPSNKLHVIDFGIVQGGQYLHLLHALATKKTDKPATLKITGIMGREFVGERVKAIGNELKTLANKLGVCFIFNIVSCKITDLSREKLGVEDNEALAVNFAYRLYKVPDESVTTENLRDELLRRVKGLSPKVVILVEQELNANTAAFVVRVKEACGYYGALLDSLDATVSETSRVKIEEGLNRKIANSVACEGRDRVERCEVFGKWRARMSMAGFGPRPMNQLIVESLLKKINSGPGNPGCTVKEQSGGICFGWMGKTLTVASAWC from the coding sequence ATGTCCTCAGGTTTCTCTGGCGGAGTTCCAGAGTTATACGGCGGTGCTGGTGGGATCAATACTGGAAGATCTACCATGATGCAGAGGAATAACTACAACAACAAGCCCGGCGTATTTTCACAAGTAGGGTCTGGACAGAGTAAAATGTTCGCAGATTTCAACCCCACATGTATTCCGATGAACAACGCCCAGTCTCAAATTCAATTCCCCCATCGTTCGTCGATTCTCCCCGACGGGGCTTCCCAAAACCTCCACAGAGGGACCACTTTCGTGGGCAAAAGATCGATCACTCAGTTTCAACAGCAACAACAATTTCAGTTCCTACAACAACAGCATCAACAGCAAGTGCAACAAGGTTTGGGATTTTATCTTCGTAACGTAAAGCCTAGAAGTTACCAACAAGCATCTCCAATTTCTCCCCTTCTACCACCTGTggatttctcttcttcttctccctCCTCAATTATTTCATCTGAATGTTCTTCGGTTTCTCCGATAAATTGGAGAAACCGTTCACAACCCGTAATTCCCTCCGAAAATACCAATGTTACCAGGGTTTTATCTTCTGGTAACCCCAATTGTTCTGCAGTTGCTTCTTACCTAAATCAGGTACAGAACAGTTTGTACCAGGAATCAGAGGAAAAAAAGATAATGAATCAGCTTCAAGAGTTGGAGAAACAGCTTCTAGATGACAACGATGAGGACGAGGACGATACAGTATCCATTCTCACCAACAACGAATGGTCAGAGACAATAAATAATCTTATTACTCGGAGTGGCAATCAACTATCTCCTGCTTCGTCGACATCTTCGTGTTCTTCTTCTATGGAATCTCCGCCAATATCTTCTCCAAAGCAGTCTATTCTAGAGGCTGCTACCGCAATATCTGAAGGGAAAACCAATGTCGCAATAGACATCCTCACGCGCCTCGCACATGCCTCTAATGGTAGAATTTCTTCGGAGCAGCGGTTGACGTCGTACATGGTTTCGGCTCTTCGGTCGCGCGTGAACTTCACGGAATATCCGCCGCCCGTGTTGGAGCTGCAAAGCAAAGAACACGCCATATCTGCCCAATATCTATACGAGGTATCCCCGTGTTTTAGGTTAGGTTTCATGGCAGCTAATTTAGCAATTCTTGAAGCTGTAACTGATCATCCTTCAAACAAGCTCCACGTCATTGATTTCGGCATAGTACAAGGTGGACAATACTTGCATTTACTACACGCTCTAGCTACCAAGAAAACAGATAAACCTGCCACCTTAAAAATCACGGGTATCATGGGCAGAGAGTTCGTTGGCGAGAGAGTTAAAGCCATTGGAAATGAGCTGAAAACTCTAGCAAACAAACTCGGGGTTTGCTTCATTTTCAACATTGTTTCGTGTAAGATCACTGATTTGAGTAGGGAAAAATTAGGGGTTGAAGACAACGAAGCTTTAGCAGTAAATTTTGCATACAGATTATATAAAGTACCTGATGAGAGTGTAACAACGGAGAATCTAAGAGATGAGTTGCTCAGGCGCGTGAAGGGGTTATCACCAAAGGTGGTGATACTGGTAGAACAAGAATTGAATGCAAACACGGCGGCGTTTGTGGTGCGTGTAAAAGAAGCGTGTGGGTATTACGGGGCATTGTTGGATTCACTAGACGCAACTGTATCTGAAACGAGTCGGGTCAAGATTGAAGAGGGATTGAATCGTAAAATTGCCAACTCTGTTGCTTGTGAAGGGAGGGATCGTGTAGAGAGATGTGAAGTGTTTGGTAAATGGCGGGCCCGTATGAGTATGGCTGGGTTCGGGCCAAGGCCTATGAATCAACTTATTGTTGAGTCTTTGCTGAAGAAGATTAATTCGGGCCCTGGCAATCCGGGTTGTACCGTAAAAGAACAAAGTGGGGGTATTTGCTTTGGGTGGATGGGGAAAACACTCACTGTTGCTTCTGCTTGGTGTTAA